The nucleotide sequence CGGAGCTGAGCCACACCCCCAAGGGGTCGAAAAGGGGGCGGCTGGTGGGGGGGAAGGTAATATCTTCAGCTGCTGCTAATCTTCGGTTAGCCAAGGGCTAGGATTAAGTTAAATTGATTAGCGCGTTGGCTATCTTAATTGAGATCTCTACTTCGTTTATCATAATTTCATAAGCAATAAATTCTAATTAGCAGTTGGGCGACTAATGGATTCTTGCATCTTAACGTGCCtcatttatttggttttcagGTCAGCAAAGATAGCGTTTTATCTGTTTATTGGTATATTCAATACCaattatcaataaaataaaattttgcaTATCTATCGTAGCTGACTAATCAATTATCTAATTTCATTGTGACTATCTTAAGCTCATATccttattttaattattacgTTTGCAGCTTCATGTTAAAAAGCAATTGTTGTAATATCCTAAATGTGatattttacttaattttcTATTAATATCGCTATAATTATTTTCACGACGTTCAGCAATTTTAATTAGGTTTTGTGCGGCCCGGTGTATCTGAATCAGTATCTGCAAATTGCCCATGGCCCCTGGAGCGTTCCACTTGGCCCACAGatgaaaaacacaaaaaaaaacgcggCGGCAATTGCCTGGTGCCCCCATATATGGACGACGAGACCGCAAAAATATTATTGCGCTGAAcaaatttttagtttattttgttgtgagccataaaaatgttaacATCATTATAAGACTTTAACACCTGCACCAGCTGGCCGAGCATTTTTCGCATCTCGCATTTATCGCTAATCGAATTGAGTTTGCTGCCACTGCGGCAGCGACAAAATGCAACGCTATCCATGTCTCTAGGATCTATAAAATGTTGTCGCTTCCAGCTCGCTTTGAATTTGCGTTTTCTCACGCTCCTTATTGGACTTGCAACGCAGGGGGGGGAGGGGTGTTGCACTCCAAAAGAGGGGCACTTGGGGCACTGCAGATCGACGACCAATGAGCAGTACCATCCAGATGCCGGCTTTTTGCGTGCTCGACCGCAGGGCGAATGTTTTGACTATGCCACCGACGCGGCATGCCGCCTGTGGACCGTCTCATTCGCTTAACCCATTGCGAAGCACTCGCAAATGGGGACACAAAACTCGTAAAAGGaaacttaaaaattttaactgcatttaatcaatttaaaaataaattatttatgaatcgaagtattttaaaaattaaatacagcAGTGGagtataaaaagaaaatagtaGAACTCATTTATTTGCTGACAAACATGGCATTCGTTGCACAAATAATTcacaaaatgcattaaataaataaataaaacataaatatatgtcatATTTTTGTACAATCCATTCTGATTTTCGAGTGGCTTTCAAAATCGAGTGAACGACTTTTGACAACAGCTAATTAATGGGTTAACACCTCTGCAGTCAGTTGCAAAGTGAGCGGCGCCCGTGCAACAATGTTGTCTGCCACACAGCTGATGCCCGTTGCCCGATGGTCGATGGTCGATGCCGATCCCGATCCCACTGACTATATGATTTATGTCCCGGCAGTCGGTTGGCGCCGCTTCTTTACCTTCATCCATCCGGCTTGCCGAAACcaagaaaaatgtttgttttcccATCTCTTAGATAAATCATTGCGAGTGATTAAAGGGATTTAACTTTCACATTGTGGATTAATTTGTTTGATGCGATTATGTAGCGAATAAACAtgaaaaacaatcaattttgAAATCAAAGAAGTTGAGCAATGAACttattgtttaataaattcaaaatagtTAGTTTCCTGctttaattcatttatttttttggtaaCAAATTCTGCAATTTATTGCTTGCATAAAAAAACATTCATGGTATCCAACATGCTATCAACTATTTCGACATTGAGTATTCTAATTAAGAAAACGGTTTAACTGGCTACGATATACAATTGTAAGGAAAGAGACTGATACAGCCTCTCTTGGAACTGATCCGTTTTGTTTCCGAATGAAGTGATTAGTtgagtttaattttaatgcctGAGTTTTCACTAGTTTTTCATTCATAACCACTTAGTAATAGTTCTGTAGATTCTTGGCCACATGGGATGCAATGAATTGGTACTGCATGTTGAAAGTCTGCAACCACAATGATTGAGCGTTCTGCATTGAACTGACATTGGTTACAGTTACAGAATCATCATCCGAAGATTCATAGGTGCTGCTCGCTACTGAAGATCGCTGTGAGCTTGATCCTGTCGCGCTGACATTGCTTCCAGCTTCCGAATCTGTTAAGGATTCAGTATCTGATTCATCATCCGAAATAAAGAATGCACTTGAATTATTTCCAGATGCGCCCGTAGATTCCGTTTCGTAAACGGAAGTGTCTATTCCAGACGAAACACTCTCCTGACTCTCTACAAAACCACTCGATGAATTTGGCCCGCCATCGCTGCCATCGTCCTCATCGTCCACAATGATCTCTTCGCCTTCGCCGTATTCCTGCGAGTCCTCCGTATCCGATTCACTTCCTGAACCAATTTCAACAGCGGCCTGTGGCATTGGTGGTATGTCCATCTGATTCGTCACATGAACACTTAACTTGTTCTTTagatccttctcctcctcctcctcctcctctgaTTCCGAAGACTCTTGGCTCTCGTAGTTATCAATGGATTTTAGGGACTCCTTCATAGCTTCCTTAAAATGCTTCTTCCTCTCCTTAGCACTGTTATAGTACATTTCCAGGATGGATTTATAGAGCTTATCCAGCAAAAAGCCAACCCTCGCATTGTCAATGAATTGATTCTTTGCATATTTGTGGAGCCGTTTCAAAAATCTCTCTtgatttgtaaatttttgaaGCAGATGACACAAATTCATGTGTGGCAAAAgtgatatatttttgtatacatGACGTTTTCGCAAATGGTGTGCTTTTTTGGATCTGCATGACGAGCTCATCCGTTTTTTAAGCTTGCGTTTAACATTCGCCTTTAGTTTAGGAAATACTTTCTTGTATAGTATCACACGCCGTTTTCCATGGCCTCTCTTGCTCTTCAGCTGACGCCTTTGTTTCGACATTAATCTATTCCAGATCTCCTCCTCATCACTGGTTGCATAGTATGTGTCGTAGGACCTATCGCTATGATAGCCACATACCACCATGCTATCCGAACTGATGCTACTGGCATCGTCCACCGTGTTCGATATTACCATGTTCTGTATGGTCATCGAACTGGTTTGCGTTGGAGCAGCTAGGCAATAGGTTTTGTTGTTAATCGAGTTGGCTGGCGGTGCAGGTGGTGTCACTGTGGTTGGAGACGGCTCCTGGGTCAGTTCCAATGGTGTTAGGGTTGGTGTCAATTCGGGAGATATAAACTCCACCGGTTTTTGATTAGATTTTGACGGAACCTGGTGGTTTCCCGCTCCATTAACAGGATGATACTCTTTGCCGTCTGCTGTTCGTTGTATGTCTTCTTGCATATAGTATTTATTTACGGTGATCTCTGGTGTTTGCTGCACTTCAGTTATTTGTTTCTGTAACTTTGATGGAGTGTTAGATTTTTTCCTTCTCTCCGTCTTGTTCGTTTTAGAACCTCCAGCTTTGGAATTAGTTTCTTTAAGCTTTCCTTGCCTTACAATTTCTTTCTCTTTGACCCTAAGATTCTTATTATTATGTGAACTTTCTGGTAAGTTTTCGAGCTCCAACTCTTTTTGGGTTTCAACATTTTCTAAGGCCACTGGTAGTTTGTCTGGATCTCTCCTTTTGCCATCCTGATCCTTTTGAAGATTTTCCAAGTCAACTGAAGAAGCATCAACATTTTCTTTACTTCTATTTTCTTTAATAGGCATAGGCATTTCCTGTAGCGGATTCTCTTCCTTAATGTAATAATCAAAGTTGTACTTTTCGAAATCCCAAAAATTGAATTCATTGGGCATTGGCTCCTTGGGAAACTCCAGAACCGACCAAGCCGTAGCGattttttttgacatttccCTAAATCTCTGGCTCTCCTTCTTGGAGGCAATAAACGTGATGGCTATGCCTTTGGAGCCAAACCGACCAGCTCGTCCAATGCGGTgcaaataggtgacatgatcCTGTGGTGGATCAATGTTGATAACCAGGTTGGCATGCGGGGAGTCCACTCCGCGTGCCATCAAATCAGTGGCCACCAGGATGCGCATAGTAAAGTTTCTATAGCCCTCGAAAACATGCAAACGCTCCGATTGTTCCATGGCTCCCGAAATTAAATGACAATCGATACCACTGGCTGTAAGATAGTTCTTGTAAGAATCCGCTCGCATTTGTGAGCTAGCAAAGATGATGGCCTGTTCGTAAGGCAGCTGATTAAAGATCTGGCCAAGAATCTGCAGTTTAAGACGCATCTCCTCCACACTGTTATTCTGCTGTGGCAATTCGTAGACAAACTGCCGAATGCCCAGTAGAACGGTAGCCCTTTCGGAATTCGATATAAGCATGGGTTTGTCCATGACCTTGGCCAGACGCTCATCCAAATTCTGATCGTATGTGGCACTGCAGGCAATTATTTGCCGATTCTTGGGCATTGCCTCAATGAGTTTACTGACCGTATGCTGCAGGCTCTTTGTCTGATAAAGTTGATCGGCCTCGTCGAGCACCAGCAGTCGCAGTTTGGACACATCGAATACTCTATTCTCATACAGATGCAGCAAACGTCCCGGTGTACCGATAATGACTCGACTTTCATTCATTCGCTTGCGATCCTTGGCCACATCGGTGCCACCGATGAAAGCAGAGCATTTAAAGTCCCGAAACGATTTGCAGAGATGGAAAAATGTGTCCTGCACCTGAATGGCCAGCTCTCGAGTTGGGACCACGATCATGGCATGCGGTTGGTTTATGTTGGGATTAAAGCTCTGAACGACGGCTATAACATAGATTAGAGTTTTGCCAGTTCCACTCTTCGATTGTATTATTAGATCTGCAGATTAATATAGCAACTATTATTGATAATCTTCTGTTGCATGCAAGATATTTACCCATTTTGGCCAGTGCCATGGGTATGGCAGCTGCCTGAATCTTCGTTGGCGTCACGAAATTGTTGCGCTTCAATCCGTTCAACAGATTTCGGTATAGACGCAGTTCCTCGAAGGTCTTAACCTGTCCAGGTGCCACATCGCTACTTCGTTCCTCGCCGCCAGCTAAACTGTGCGCTATTTCGCGCTCCATTTCGCGTAAATTTCCACTTTTTGGACAAAATTTTGAAACGATTCGGTTGCCTTGCTACAATTTACACTTTTTTATTGCCGGCCAAAAAATCCATCATACGCGAATAATTATATACTAAAATATACTACAAACGAATTATCCGTGAATATTAAACCTATTTACACAGAACAAAACCTACAGTAACGAAATGTCATTTGTATTCAGAgaaatgtttacatttttcataatttcacACAGAAATAAGGTATAATTGTtagaattaaatattattttctgtatttaaaTCTTATGTCGAAATATTAGCGAAGGCTCACACCAAGGTTGCTATCTGTGCTAACTATTTACCAAGCACTCCAACCAATtgaactaaaaataaaaaattaattcctTTTGAAATCTTAACAATATATtgttttacaataaaaaaatatgtacatcGTACCGTTGATTGTtttaatatgaaatttatatttccaatAGGTTGGAATAAGGCAAGATTGTCAAGCACTTAAATGCAGGGGTTTTAGCACAGCTAATAGTTGCTCTCAAACTGTACCAGCTGGCGggaatttcaaataatttatgtcGCTAAAATAAGTTGATGCAGTTAAGTAGTTTCAGCACGCTGCctttcaatttaataaattaatttataacaaaCAACGATaaaatcttttattatttacctaattgtttaattacgtaattttaattacgtataatttaaaataaaaatcaaaaaatgtttataatatAACGTTTTTTAAGCAATCAGACTGGGAATGTCAGAGCACATTGAGGTCACACAAAATtagatacaaaatttaaaaaacgacttaaaattttttcattttgaactCCAAATTCGAGAACCATGTTCATACCCAAAATACGAGACATTGGTTACTTTGCGCTGCTGACATCCCTGCACTTGGGCTCAAATCTTCAGCCGGTCATCGAGGCGAATGCCAATCTAAAAACGGTCTATCCCTCCGTGAATCGTAATCTAACGCTTCAATTGGGCTATAAATACAATCACTGGATGCTGGTTAAGGCCATAATGTATTCACTACTATCTATGATCGGAGTTTGGTACTCACGACACTTGCAAAGTGGCAAAAGTGAGGTATCGATGGAAAAGAAAGGAATCCTTAAAACTACGACAACAGCTGCAGAGCAAGTGAAAAACAATTGGATCAAAAAACAGAATTCCGCATTGAAAAACGGAACCCTGCCGCGGAATATATTCCTGTTATTTGCTTTGCCCTGGATATTGACCTTTGTGGCCAGCGGATTGATCAACTATATTCGATTTTACATGGTCATACAGCATTTTTGCATATCTAACTGGAGGGCGATTCAGCTTTATGGAGAACTGCAAGGCCTCTTTTGGCATCGTTCTACATCCGTGACTTTAATACCCTATTGGTCGCAAATTATCGGCGGAGGAGTATCCTTGGAGAAGGCATCTCATCTTTCTGGAAATTGTATTTCCATTGAAACACATCTTTTGGACTGAACATGGCAatctatatttaaaatttttattttatgtttgatgcaaaaattataataatggaaaataaatcgATTTTGTTGACTTAGCTCTAAAGTTTTAAagtgattttgatttgatcaGTAAACTTAAATTATTGTAGCATTAATTGAGCATTGGAATTCGTTATTGGTTTATTGTTAGTTTTAATTTCTCAACAACATTTGTATTGTTGATTTCTTCTGGTGTTTTGCCTGCGACAATAAGCGACATTTTCAATCAACAAAAGAGAAAACTTTTCTATGAACTTTATGCACCGCTTGGCATTTTATTGTTGGAAAAAACTTTTCCACCACGTGGGAAATATGCGGCAATCACTTTTTCTTGCTCACTTTTATTCAGTGGAGAAAACTCACGGTGAATAAATGTGAAAGGAGTACATAAATACACAAGTGCtattttttgctttaaaaaatgtttgtatcCTTATATGATTATTTCAAGAGCTTTTCATTGAATGGGGAATTATAGTCAGAAAACTCTTAATAGCAGTACTCCTGCATTATTGACCTTT is from Drosophila melanogaster chromosome 3L and encodes:
- the Gem3 gene encoding gemin 3, isoform A codes for the protein MEREIAHSLAGGEERSSDVAPGQVKTFEELRLYRNLLNGLKRNNFVTPTKIQAAAIPMALAKMDLIIQSKSGTGKTLIYVIAVVQSFNPNINQPHAMIVVPTRELAIQVQDTFFHLCKSFRDFKCSAFIGGTDVAKDRKRMNESRVIIGTPGRLLHLYENRVFDVSKLRLLVLDEADQLYQTKSLQHTVSKLIEAMPKNRQIIACSATYDQNLDERLAKVMDKPMLISNSERATVLLGIRQFVYELPQQNNSVEEMRLKLQILGQIFNQLPYEQAIIFASSQMRADSYKNYLTASGIDCHLISGAMEQSERLHVFEGYRNFTMRILVATDLMARGVDSPHANLVINIDPPQDHVTYLHRIGRAGRFGSKGIAITFIASKKESQRFREMSKKIATAWSVLEFPKEPMPNEFNFWDFEKYNFDYYIKEENPLQEMPMPIKENRSKENVDASSVDLENLQKDQDGKRRDPDKLPVALENVETQKELELENLPESSHNNKNLRVKEKEIVRQGKLKETNSKAGGSKTNKTERRKKSNTPSKLQKQITEVQQTPEITVNKYYMQEDIQRTADGKEYHPVNGAGNHQVPSKSNQKPVEFISPELTPTLTPLELTQEPSPTTVTPPAPPANSINNKTYCLAAPTQTSSMTIQNMVISNTVDDASSISSDSMVVCGYHSDRSYDTYYATSDEEEIWNRLMSKQRRQLKSKRGHGKRRVILYKKVFPKLKANVKRKLKKRMSSSCRSKKAHHLRKRHVYKNISLLPHMNLCHLLQKFTNQERFLKRLHKYAKNQFIDNARVGFLLDKLYKSILEMYYNSAKERKKHFKEAMKESLKSIDNYESQESSESEEEEEEEKDLKNKLSVHVTNQMDIPPMPQAAVEIGSGSESDTEDSQEYGEGEEIIVDDEDDGSDGGPNSSSGFVESQESVSSGIDTSVYETESTGASGNNSSAFFISDDESDTESLTDSEAGSNVSATGSSSQRSSVASSTYESSDDDSVTVTNVSSMQNAQSLWLQTFNMQYQFIASHVAKNLQNYY
- the CG32061 gene encoding uncharacterized protein, with the protein product MFIPKIRDIGYFALLTSLHLGSNLQPVIEANANLKTVYPSVNRNLTLQLGYKYNHWMLVKAIMYSLLSMIGVWYSRHLQSGKSEVSMEKKGILKTTTTAAEQVKNNWIKKQNSALKNGTLPRNIFLLFALPWILTFVASGLINYIRFYMVIQHFCISNWRAIQLYGELQGLFWHRSTSVTLIPYWSQIIGGGVSLEKASHLSGNCISIETHLLD